The window GCAGGACTTGAAAAGGCCCTGCCTGTTCGTTTCTAGTTAAGGCATACATAGTCAAAGATTAATCCCCCGCATGGCATTAGCTGTGCGGGGGATTTTTTTGGGGAGTGGAAATGTATCGATAACTGAAAATTATGAGTATAAAATTAAGTTCTAAAAATTGGTTTGTTATTGTTCAATCAATAACAATTCTTCGTGTAGTGCTGGCTTTTGTTTTTGTTGTTTTGGTTCCATTGCCTGAACTGGTGTGGACTAAGGCCGTAATTTATTTTTTAGCTCTATCTACCGATTTTTGGGATGGGCGTTTAGCACGTGCAAAGAAAGTTGCCAGTCAATTTGGCGGTGCAATGGATATATTCGGTGATCGCTATCTGATGGTTATTTCTTGTTTGTATGCAGGATTCAAAGGAATTCCTTTGTACATATTGGCAGTTATACTTATACGTGAAATTTTTTCAGTAACTATGAAAATGATTACGTATGAGGGAAAACAAATTATAATTTCAAACACAAAGATAGGGGGACTTGTTCATTTAACAGTGGGTTTAGGGGTATTATTGATTATTTTAAATCCAGAAAATCCTGTCACGATGCTTACCACAACTCCGTTTGCAATTGTTGCCACATTTTATTGTTTCTATTTTCCTTTCACTTTGTACAAATCAAGACACATGATAAAAAAAGCAATCAATTTTGCCCCGAAAAAACCTTAGCAAGACTTATAAGTAAATTGATCGAATTTGTTGCTAATGGTAATGTGACTGCAACACCTATCGTTCCGACAATTCTTGAAATATGAGGCCAAAGAGGTAATCTATTGATTTTGTCTCCAGTTTTGTCAAAGTATTCTATATAATTCAAAGCTTCATTTAACTTATCTCCATACAACTTTCTTTCAAGAAGCAAATTGTAATAATAATTCTGTTGTTCATGAATAATTTTATTTTCTTTGTTACGCAGCAGAATTATAGCTTTCCTTAGTTGCATTGTAGGCAAGAAGTAAAAAGCTACAAAAACAAATCCAATTACAAGTGAACCCATTGCCGTAGAGATATCTATGGTGCGGTGAGTGTATATAACACCGTAATATGCCCCTCCAGACAACATTATGGCAAAAATTGTAGGAGACATTATAAGATCAGCCAAAAAAGCAAGCCCTCCACATCCGTCTGGGTCAAATGGAGAAATGCGTAATTGATCATTAATAGATTTTAACCGAAGATATTTCAGCTGTGTATATACAATCCCCCCAAAAATATGGAGAATAGAGGGAAGCAACAAGGCGTGCATATAAAATTTATTAATTCTTGTCCCTAAATACCCCGCCTTAAAATTTATCGAATCCCAAAAATCTAGAGGAGCCTGTACGCCGGGATACAAATTTTGAAATGTATTCCAAGCAAAGCCAGCAAAACCAACTGTAAATAGGAGTGCAAAAATTTTTCTACTGTTTTTTGTTTTCAAACCAACAAATTCTTTTGTGGGTTTGTATATTTCAGAATAAAAATCTTCTTCCAATATTTGATTTAAATTGGTCCAATTTTGTTTAGTCTTTAACGATTTGATAAATAAATTAATTATTGTCAGAGGCATTATTAACTGTATTGCATACCATCCGAATATTCCAGGATGTTGTAAATACCCGTATCCATTATGAATTCGAAAGGCACCATCCCACCACGCACACCAAGTCAGAATAACAATAAAGAGTAGACCTACTATACTATTTTGTATCCAAAATTTTTTTAAGCCCATTTTTTTTATCAACCAATGGGGCCAAAAAGCAGGATGGCGATAAAATGCCTCCGAAAGCGTCATCTTACTCATAATTTTCAGTTATCGATAGTTAGTTACAATCTTAATGACCAAAATCAAATCCACTTTCAACAAATTATTTATTTTATATCTCGCCGTCAAGTTTAAAATATAGCCAATTCGAACATAACATACACTCTTCCTTACAAAAAACACGATCACTCTATCTTCGTTGCCCCACACACCACCCCCACCACATACGCCGTCCCCATCGCCCCGAGCAAATTAATCAGCACAAATACCGTGGAAAACTGCCAGCCGAAATAGGCCAGCATTATAGGCAGAAGGACTGGCTTAACAGAACGACAGCCGATAAAATTAGCTATTATAAAAGTGGAAGCACCTTTTTCTTTAAGGCTTTTGAAAAGCGGATACCATGCGTAAATTGGTCCCATTGAAAGAATCCCCGCCAACCCGGAAAGGAAAACTCCCTTAATTCCAGTCTTGCTGCCGAGAAACCGGGCTACGGATGCCGGATTTAAATAGCGATTAATGAGCGTCATCATGACCAGCACAATGCAAATAGGCAATCCGAGTTGAGTAAAAAGCGTCTTGGATACTTCAATTGCACGGGCAGTAGATTGAGGATCATGCAACTGACAGAGACCATAAATGCTGGTTACTCCAAGCGGGAAAATCCACGGCTTCGTGTGTTTCCATATAATTTTCATAACGGACATCACAATAGCCCTCCACAAAGATATACAATCAGAGCCATGAGTATCGCCATTACAAATCCGCATAAATTGCGCACAATTGCGAACCGACTCCCCAATGCGGCAGATTCAGCAGGCAACTGGATCAGGCCGACAGTAACCCAGGCCATCATCAATGCAATGATACCGGACTGATTTACCCCGGCACTGAGCAGGCTGTCACCGATCACGTAGCTGTTAACCGGATTCCCCACCAGCACACTACCGAGAGCCGCCCCCAACACAGAATCCTTTATGACTGATCCGGAAAACATGGACAACAATGTTGCCTCGGACACAAAACCGCGAAACAACCCCAGCAATAAAATCACTCCGGCCAGCTTTGGCAAAAGCTGATAAAACTGCCGCAATCCCTTTTGCAGGGCAGTTTCCCAAAGTTCCCACTCAGACGGTGCTGTGGATTCTGAAATTGAACCGTCGCTGCTGAGTCCCGCAGATTCGAGGTAGCCTGACACAGCCTCACGGATACTGCCTTTTACCCCGGTTATGATTTCGAACCCTTTGCCCTTCATAGCCCCTACAATGTGCGGTGCCACATACCCTACCAGCAAGGCTTCAGCCCCATTGCTGACAGCCAGCGAAATAATCGCTACCCCGGCCCCCGGACCGGACGATGGCGGCGGCCCCTCCTTTACCTCGAAAGACATATCTTCAGTTTCAATTATCAATATGTATGCGGCTGTACCAAGTTTAGGAGCCACCTTTGCATCTAGATCAGGATCAGAACAAGGAACTACAATTTTCATGACTACCACCAAATATAAAGATATAAAGGTCACGTAAAACATACGCGCAGATAGCAAAATGCTTCAAGTCATAAACTAACCCCATTTGGTAAAAAACAGTTTTTACCTGACCAGTACCAAAGAAGACTGCGCTATATATCGCTGATTTTTCACCTTTACATACACATCTGGACTTTCCTTCACTCAGGTTGTAATAGATTGAAGTTACACGAAGAAGCTAAATTAATGAGAAAATAAGCAAAATAGGAACTGACATGGCCAGAAAGACCAAAGAAGAGGCAGAAAAGACACGGCAGGCCCTGCTTGCCTCAGCCTTCAAGGTATTCAATGAAAAAGGATATGCAAAGACAACATTGCAGGATATCGCCGAAGACGCGGGGGTAACCCGTGGAGCTGTTTACTGGCATTTTAAAAACAAAACCGACCTTTTTGAAAAACTTTTTGATTACGCATTCATGCCTGTCCGGGATCTGCTCTTCAGCAGATTTGAAGAAGACCTCGAGCCAAAAGAAATGCTGGAAAGCCTGATGCAGGTCTGGATCAGTCATGCCGGAACAGAAGAAAACTTCCGCGCAGCATTCGGCATCATGTTCAACAAGACCGAATGGTCCGAAGAGCTCATGCCTTTCAAATTAAAATTCAGGGAATATGAATACAAATTTTTGAAAAGAACAGAAAAAATCATCGAACAGGGTCAAAAGGACGGTGTTTTCAGAGAAGAGCTTAAGCCCAAAGTTGCCGCTGCTCAGTATTTTTCCATCCTGCTCGGTCTGGCCCAATACTCTCAATTCTTCCCGGAAGAAGTTAATATTGACGCTGAATCAGAATCTTTAATCGAAATGTTCATGCACTCATGCTTAAAAGAAAATTAATCATATTCATCATCGGTCTTCTGCTTCTCTCTACTTCCGCTTTTGCGGCAGATAAAGATCTTTTCCCCACCAGCGAGTTCAAACTCGGCTATGAAGGCATGTACATGTATTACGATGAACCTAACGTAATGCATGAAAAAGGCATCCTCAACGGTGGCTTCGCATCGTGGACCGGATATTTCACCGACTACAACATCATGGTTAATGCCGAACTTGAAGGCCTTGCCGGATCACTTAGATACAGCGGAAAATATAGCGACGGCACACCGCTCAAATGCGATACTGACGATTACTTCGTCAGCGGACGCGCAACGATCGGCATGGGCATCGACTATGGTCACACAGGGGTAACCCCCTATCTTGGTATAGCTGCCCGCTACTGGAATGATGATATCAAAGCAACAGGCGGATACGAACGCCAGATCAAACAGCTTTACCTGCCTTTAGGGGTAAATATCATCACCAGACTGGATGAGGGCTGGTCCATCGGCGGCACACTGGAAGGCGACCTGCTGCTGGGCGGAAAGGTCAAAAGCAAGCTTTCTGATGTCGGCTCCAATTACGAGGACGTCAATAACACACAGGAATTCGCTTCCGGTGGCGGTGGACGAGTCTCCGCATTCCTCGAGTACGACTTCGATGACTACGCGCTGGGAATGGAACCTTACTTCCGCTACTGGCACATTGAAGACTCAGAGAAAGACACTGTAAGCACCGGAACCTACATGGAACCGAAGAACAAATTCTACATGTCCGGCATGCGGCTGTACGTGAAGTTTTAGATTTAGCTAGGAAATAGAATTTGAAATCCCCTGTTGAGATTATCTCAGCAGGGGATTTTTGTTTTGGGGATGGTGGTCCTCAAATCTATATTTTAATTAACTTTAGATCTAATCAATTTTTTTCTCTGCATTCTTAGTATTATTATCTAGCGGCTCACGCTTAGAGCTAATTTCTGTAATCCGTTTTTCAAGATCCTTTATTGTTAAATTTTGTGCATCTAATTTACGAGCAACACTATCTTTGTATTCACTTAACTCTCTCTGTAACTCTGAGTTAGCTTCTTTCTGAACCTCAAGCTTTCGCTCTACAACTTTTACATACTCATTATTTTGATCAACAAAAGAACTTGAATTAGTAGCAAAAGAATAAGAAAGATATCCAAATACAATAGCACTCACCAACAATAAAAGCTTTGCAAATACATCATATTTTTGTCTGGAATCGATCAGACCCTGAAGGCCGCCAAGTTCTTTATCAAGCCGTGTATCAAGCTCATCCTTCATCTTATCTAGATCTGAAGACAAACATTTCTCAATATGCCTATAAAACTTATTATGGCCATTAGCGTAAGCCTTGTCTTTGTCTTTACATTGGCGAACGTCATCCGCTAAAGAGTCAAGACGGTCATTGATCATTTTAAACAACTGTTCATTGTATACATTACCACCAGAACTATCATGTTTCGCCATCTATATCACCTTTCATCCAAGCAATTAGCTCATTCAATATCTAAACCAAGTCCTACCAGCCTACTAGACAAAGGTCTACTCGTCGCGCCTCCGCATAGACGGTGGATTTCCGATCACAATACCAAGCAACACTGCAATTACCAGCAATTCAAAAATATTCTCAAAGGTAGTAAAAAACTTGATCGACCCACTAAGCGGAATTATTCCGTATCCTGTTGTTGTAACAGTATACATTGAATAAAACATTGAGTCGACAAGGGTAATAGCATCCGAATAATGAAGCGGATCTTTCACGTAGACATTTGACAAAGCAGGAGACGTCTCAGTCAGCACTACAATTGAAGCTCTTAGGTCATTATTTCTTATAAGCTTCTTCGTTTCCGGTAATATCTCTTCTTTTAAGGCAGGAAGACTTAGCTCAGAAACATAATCATTACTTACTGAAACAACAGAAATCTCCGCTTCTATTGGACAAGATTCTATAGAACTTCTAATGAAAGACCTTGTTCTCTCCGCCCTGGCTTTAGCTAATTCATAATTACTTGAAAATTTGGAATTATTCGTTGCAATAGGCACACCATCAGCAACACCAATAACTTGTACGTGAGGAATACTCGCGTCGGATAAAACGCCCCTCAAATCTTTTAAGAATTCTTTCCTTTCGAAAAATTCCGTACCATTGCGATCTCCACCAACTGATACAAATTGAATCGGGTGCTCGTTGGCAAAATTAGATTTTACATCTGATTCTCCCTGTTCGTGGGGTATAACATAATATCCTATCAGCGTCGCATTTTGCCACTCTCCCCTTACAAATGGTGTTGGCATGTTCTCTTCAGTAAAAGCAATTTGCGGACCACGAAAAGCAACCCAATACCTGATTCGGTCGGCAAGCTTATTGCGAAACGAATTACTACCGTCTTCGCCATCAATAATCCCTGCATACTCCTTCTCAAGCACATTCCGAACTTCCGCTATAAGCTCATCAACTGTCCAATATGATTTTTCTACTGTTGCATTAAAATTATTTTCAATTTTAACTTTACCCTTATAAGCATACTCCAACGAATCATCTAAATCACTCAACCTGATTCTATATTTTGCCCTTTTGTATATGTCAGGAGTCGGTTGCTCATAATCTTTAAACCCCGGCAATCTAGCTGATTGCATCTCTACGTCACCTTCTCCATTAGCGGCACTGGCAATATTTCGCCTATCTTCGGAAAGATATATAAAACCAAAAAAAATACCCACAAATACCAGCACGAATATAGAACAAACAACGTTAAGCCAAAGAGAGGATAAAGATCTTCTATTAATGACAACCAACGAAAGGCAGTGGACAAACAACCCAAGTGTCATAAGGGCTTTTTGCCAAGCCGCAAACTGCACTGTCGCCACTCCCCCTGTATGGGCTAATATATACTCAGCAATTAATGGCACCAGATATGGACCAATAGTGATAAAAACCATTAGAGACATCAGGTTTGACATATTATTTACAAGAAAAATAATCCATTCATTATCTTTAATCTCTTTGGGTCCCCTGACGATCCAACTTGAAACCCTCAAAAAGTATGCAGTCGGAATCGAAAAAATTAAGATTGTAGCCCCAAGAAGATAGAGTAAAAAGTCTCTATCACTCTCCCAACAGAACTTTTCAAGATAGATATATTCTAAACCCTGAATGCCCTTTCCCCAGTAAAACACAAAAGAAAATTCGAGCACGATTAGAAAGCCTATGATTGGGACAAGAAATTCCCACAGCCAGAATTTTACCTCTTTGTTGAAACGGCTTAAATCTACGCGATCACCCTTTTCCAAGCTATCAATCTTATCTTTCCAAAACTTACTCCACTCCCAATATTTCTTCCTATTTTTGCATGCCCACAAAAAATATAAAAATGAATACACCAGCAGTCCCACGGATATCCAAAACCGCAAATCAAAATCGGTTACGGTTTTCGGAAGCCCCCCCCGCATAGTGTAGAAACCTATAAAGGTAAGTAAAATAACAACGCCAGCCACCCCCACTGCCACAAAAAACATCTTAGATTTTTGTAAAATCGGAACTTGAGAATCCTTCTGATTTATAACACCTTCAATGTGAGTGACACCTTGCTGTATACTATTCTTTATATCTTTAACTGATTGCTCATTTTGATCACTTATATCTAATAACAGCTGGCGGTTACCTTCTACCAGTTCAGTAAGCGAAGAATCC is drawn from Desulfovibrio sp. JC022 and contains these coding sequences:
- a CDS encoding potassium channel family protein, which produces MSDGSNNKPDQGGVGESSSEAEGVSVSEGDTEVFGEIEEGSTNNMDSSLTELVEGNRQLLLDISDQNEQSVKDIKNSIQQGVTHIEGVINQKDSQVPILQKSKMFFVAVGVAGVVILLTFIGFYTMRGGLPKTVTDFDLRFWISVGLLVYSFLYFLWACKNRKKYWEWSKFWKDKIDSLEKGDRVDLSRFNKEVKFWLWEFLVPIIGFLIVLEFSFVFYWGKGIQGLEYIYLEKFCWESDRDFLLYLLGATILIFSIPTAYFLRVSSWIVRGPKEIKDNEWIIFLVNNMSNLMSLMVFITIGPYLVPLIAEYILAHTGGVATVQFAAWQKALMTLGLFVHCLSLVVINRRSLSSLWLNVVCSIFVLVFVGIFFGFIYLSEDRRNIASAANGEGDVEMQSARLPGFKDYEQPTPDIYKRAKYRIRLSDLDDSLEYAYKGKVKIENNFNATVEKSYWTVDELIAEVRNVLEKEYAGIIDGEDGSNSFRNKLADRIRYWVAFRGPQIAFTEENMPTPFVRGEWQNATLIGYYVIPHEQGESDVKSNFANEHPIQFVSVGGDRNGTEFFERKEFLKDLRGVLSDASIPHVQVIGVADGVPIATNNSKFSSNYELAKARAERTRSFIRSSIESCPIEAEISVVSVSNDYVSELSLPALKEEILPETKKLIRNNDLRASIVVLTETSPALSNVYVKDPLHYSDAITLVDSMFYSMYTVTTTGYGIIPLSGSIKFFTTFENIFELLVIAVLLGIVIGNPPSMRRRDE
- a CDS encoding CDP-alcohol phosphatidyltransferase family protein — its product is MSIKLSSKNWFVIVQSITILRVVLAFVFVVLVPLPELVWTKAVIYFLALSTDFWDGRLARAKKVASQFGGAMDIFGDRYLMVISCLYAGFKGIPLYILAVILIREIFSVTMKMITYEGKQIIISNTKIGGLVHLTVGLGVLLIILNPENPVTMLTTTPFAIVATFYCFYFPFTLYKSRHMIKKAINFAPKKP
- a CDS encoding TetR family transcriptional regulator yields the protein MARKTKEEAEKTRQALLASAFKVFNEKGYAKTTLQDIAEDAGVTRGAVYWHFKNKTDLFEKLFDYAFMPVRDLLFSRFEEDLEPKEMLESLMQVWISHAGTEENFRAAFGIMFNKTEWSEELMPFKLKFREYEYKFLKRTEKIIEQGQKDGVFREELKPKVAAAQYFSILLGLAQYSQFFPEEVNIDAESESLIEMFMHSCLKEN
- a CDS encoding NifB/NifX family molybdenum-iron cluster-binding protein — its product is MKIVVPCSDPDLDAKVAPKLGTAAYILIIETEDMSFEVKEGPPPSSGPGAGVAIISLAVSNGAEALLVGYVAPHIVGAMKGKGFEIITGVKGSIREAVSGYLESAGLSSDGSISESTAPSEWELWETALQKGLRQFYQLLPKLAGVILLLGLFRGFVSEATLLSMFSGSVIKDSVLGAALGSVLVGNPVNSYVIGDSLLSAGVNQSGIIALMMAWVTVGLIQLPAESAALGSRFAIVRNLCGFVMAILMALIVYLCGGLL